The following proteins are co-located in the Gloeocapsa sp. PCC 7428 genome:
- a CDS encoding polysaccharide biosynthesis tyrosine autokinase, with the protein MESNETIDIDPKRVWLILKRRWLPAAGVFGVVVAAATAFASMQRPVYEAQGKLLFRKADRTTAISGLKDINVGELEALATKANPLNTEIEIIRSVPFLEKTITALNLRNDGGSLIKPQALAGKMSAKNIPLTDVLQISYQSEDPEEAAAVVNKVMNLYIENNIITNRAEASAAGEFIAKQLPQMETTVRQAELALRQFKEQNQVVALDEEAKTAVAAIKQLENQITETQAQLADTTTRSATLQQQVGMNPQEGITLTALNQSPGIQKVLAEYQQVEAELAVQQTRFVGDHPTLLSLTERRDALRALLEERVQGAIGNAAATEVSPGNLQMGEIRQELTQNYVNSEIQRLGLTSRLNSLNNTYNAYRQRVNVLPRLEQTQRELERRLEAAQSTYETLLRRLQEVRVAENQNMGNARIIEFATVPENASVRKKAMILALGNILALILAILTICILELSDRSVKTLREARERLDYTLLGTIPYFGKRYANRRNQEWSIPELPVINLPRSPISEAYRMLQANLKFLSSDKPLKVIVVTSAVPKEGKSTVSANLAAAMAQLGRKVLLVDADMRHPLQHHIWELTNAAGLSDVIVSQAEFESVVTEVIPKLDVLSAGVIPPNPMALLDSKRMASLVQYFSDRYDFVIIDAPPLVLAADAVTLGKMTDGVLLVARPGVLDSSSAAAAKESLERSGQNVLGLVVNGVIPENESDSYFYYAKEYANEKNFPIEESPTITTPR; encoded by the coding sequence ATGGAATCTAACGAAACTATCGACATAGACCCCAAAAGAGTTTGGTTGATTTTAAAACGGCGCTGGTTGCCTGCGGCAGGTGTATTTGGCGTTGTTGTAGCTGCGGCAACCGCATTTGCGTCGATGCAAAGACCTGTTTATGAAGCGCAGGGAAAGCTTTTATTTAGAAAAGCAGATAGAACAACTGCGATTTCCGGTTTAAAAGATATCAACGTTGGTGAGCTAGAAGCACTAGCAACAAAAGCTAATCCGCTCAATACAGAAATAGAAATTATTCGTTCCGTACCTTTTCTTGAAAAAACAATTACAGCGCTTAATTTAAGAAACGATGGCGGTTCGTTAATTAAACCACAAGCACTCGCAGGTAAGATGAGTGCAAAAAATATTCCATTAACAGATGTATTGCAGATATCCTACCAAAGCGAAGATCCTGAAGAAGCGGCAGCGGTTGTCAATAAAGTGATGAATTTGTACATCGAAAACAACATCATCACAAATCGCGCTGAAGCGTCGGCGGCGGGAGAATTTATCGCAAAGCAATTGCCGCAGATGGAAACAACCGTGCGTCAAGCCGAACTCGCACTACGGCAGTTTAAAGAACAAAATCAAGTTGTTGCTTTAGATGAAGAAGCTAAAACCGCAGTAGCCGCGATTAAGCAACTCGAAAATCAAATCACCGAAACGCAAGCGCAACTAGCAGATACAACAACCAGAAGCGCAACGCTGCAACAACAAGTGGGAATGAATCCCCAAGAAGGCATTACGCTGACGGCGCTTAACCAATCACCAGGAATACAGAAAGTTTTAGCAGAGTATCAACAAGTAGAAGCGGAATTAGCTGTACAGCAAACTCGCTTTGTTGGCGATCATCCTACTCTATTGAGTTTGACTGAACGCAGAGATGCTTTAAGAGCTTTACTAGAAGAACGCGTCCAAGGTGCGATCGGGAATGCCGCAGCCACAGAAGTTTCACCAGGCAACTTGCAAATGGGTGAAATTCGCCAAGAACTGACGCAAAACTACGTTAACTCAGAAATCCAACGATTAGGTTTAACTAGTCGCCTCAATTCGCTTAACAATACATACAATGCCTACCGCCAAAGAGTCAATGTTCTGCCTCGGTTAGAGCAAACACAAAGAGAATTAGAACGACGCCTAGAAGCTGCTCAATCTACCTACGAAACTTTGTTGAGGAGATTGCAAGAAGTTCGGGTAGCCGAAAACCAAAATATGGGTAATGCCCGCATCATTGAATTTGCAACAGTACCAGAGAATGCATCTGTCCGCAAAAAAGCAATGATTCTCGCGTTGGGCAATATACTGGCGCTGATTCTCGCCATTCTCACCATATGTATTTTAGAACTAAGCGATCGCTCGGTGAAAACGCTGCGCGAAGCCCGCGAAAGACTCGATTACACGCTGCTGGGGACAATTCCTTACTTTGGCAAACGCTACGCGAATCGGCGCAATCAAGAATGGTCGATTCCTGAGTTACCAGTCATTAATTTACCGCGATCGCCCATCAGTGAAGCTTATCGGATGCTACAAGCCAATCTAAAATTCCTTAGTTCGGATAAGCCGCTGAAAGTGATTGTTGTGACAAGTGCGGTTCCCAAAGAAGGTAAATCAACCGTATCGGCAAACCTAGCAGCCGCAATGGCGCAGCTTGGGCGTAAAGTCTTACTCGTTGATGCGGATATGCGTCACCCATTGCAACACCACATTTGGGAACTCACAAACGCTGCTGGCTTGAGTGATGTGATTGTTTCGCAAGCTGAGTTTGAGTCAGTTGTAACAGAAGTCATTCCCAAGCTTGATGTCTTGAGTGCAGGTGTGATTCCGCCCAACCCGATGGCGCTTCTCGACTCCAAACGGATGGCTTCGTTGGTGCAATACTTCAGCGATCGCTACGACTTTGTGATTATTGATGCACCGCCTCTAGTTCTCGCCGCCGATGCGGTGACACTTGGTAAAATGACCGATGGCGTTTTATTAGTAGCACGCCCAGGCGTTTTAGACTCTTCCAGTGCAGCTGCGGCTAAAGAATCCTTAGAACGTTCGGGACAAAATGTTCTTGGTTTAGTTGTTAATGGTGTTATCCCAGAAAATGAATCAGACAGTTACTTCTACTATGCTAAGGAGTACGCCAACGAAAAGAATTTCCCAATCGAAGAAAGTCCAACCATAACAACTCCACGATAG
- a CDS encoding URC4/urg3 family protein, which translates to MSSQKEIAYIRSAQAIRDRCGILFDLACEDRLEHFRCDLTQLRPVADYVIEVMREDYPDLQIPFHSRWRHFEAGRSRLTQLDRELAELTPLAKAQAKFDLAIVSVLLDAGAGATWQYHEPGTNLVFRRSEGLAVASFQMFCQGTFSSHSDKLQADALGLQKLTEDILAAGFQLSHQNPLVGLPGRLNLLRRLGQTIVSHPQLFGNDHPRPGGLVNYLLTKASHGQLAAETVFSAVLEGLGDIWTGRLTIDGINLGDVWYHSALSDNKLVPFHKLSQWLTYSLLEPLQELGLEITGLDALTGLPEYRNGGLCLDLGLLQPKHPNLLQQAHKVDSEVIVEWRALTVILLDYIAATIREKLGMDAQELPLVKVLQGGTWSAGRKIAAQLRSDGVPPIQIDSDGTVF; encoded by the coding sequence GTGTCTTCTCAAAAGGAGATCGCGTATATACGTTCGGCGCAAGCAATTCGCGATCGCTGTGGCATTTTATTCGATTTGGCGTGTGAGGATCGCCTAGAACATTTTCGCTGCGATTTGACGCAGTTAAGACCCGTGGCAGATTATGTCATTGAGGTCATGCGTGAAGATTATCCCGATTTACAAATTCCCTTTCATAGTCGCTGGCGTCATTTTGAAGCAGGGAGATCGCGTTTAACCCAGCTAGATCGAGAGTTGGCAGAATTAACACCGCTTGCCAAAGCCCAAGCAAAGTTTGATTTAGCGATCGTGAGTGTATTGCTCGATGCGGGCGCAGGCGCAACATGGCAGTATCATGAACCTGGTACGAATTTAGTGTTTCGTCGCTCCGAAGGTCTTGCGGTTGCAAGTTTTCAAATGTTTTGTCAGGGAACTTTTTCGAGTCATTCTGACAAGCTGCAAGCGGATGCCTTGGGCTTGCAAAAACTCACAGAAGATATCCTTGCTGCTGGCTTTCAACTCAGTCACCAAAATCCGCTAGTAGGTTTACCTGGAAGGTTAAATCTGTTACGTCGATTAGGACAAACAATTGTTAGTCATCCGCAATTATTTGGCAATGATCATCCCCGTCCTGGGGGGCTAGTCAACTACTTATTAACGAAAGCGTCTCACGGGCAACTCGCGGCTGAAACGGTTTTCAGTGCAGTTTTAGAAGGATTAGGAGATATTTGGACAGGAAGATTAACAATTGATGGGATAAATCTAGGTGACGTTTGGTATCATTCAGCACTTAGTGACAACAAATTAGTACCTTTTCACAAACTTTCGCAGTGGCTTACTTATTCTCTACTCGAACCACTCCAAGAACTTGGTTTAGAAATTACTGGGTTAGATGCTTTGACTGGATTACCAGAGTATCGCAACGGTGGTTTATGTCTCGACCTCGGATTATTGCAGCCCAAACATCCAAATTTATTACAGCAAGCACATAAAGTCGATTCAGAAGTGATTGTTGAGTGGCGAGCTTTAACGGTGATTTTATTGGACTATATTGCTGCGACGATTCGCGAAAAATTGGGGATGGATGCTCAAGAATTACCACTAGTTAAAGTCCTCCAAGGTGGAACGTGGAGTGCAGGACGTAAAATTGCAGCACAGTTAAGAAGCGATGGTGTGCCACCGATTCAAATTGACAGCGATGGTACCGTATTTTAG
- a CDS encoding glycosyltransferase family 2 protein: MNADNQLPLVSIIINNYNYSCYLKEAIDSALHQTYPHVEVIVVDDGSTDESPTVIQQYGDRIIPILKKNGGQASAFNAGFAASQGDIIFFLDSDDVFSVNKVQEICNFLRKKMVENPYVMVYHLLECVDTKGVSLGHKVPSSLYNVPANLYSYTCQYRFFPYAASPTSGIAMSRMLAQKIFPIPEQGVLTSADEFVVRPALLIGEVYGVDQVLAKYRLHDANNWYGKPKVKNKEFIAIIESFLNSKLKENNKKPVVSYFDSMDARNYYLLNGSRKDLLMLLRKIPSWGINKKTIKFGLKTILLAINLSFKKGART, from the coding sequence ATGAATGCTGACAACCAGCTTCCGCTAGTAAGTATCATCATTAACAACTATAACTATAGTTGTTACTTAAAAGAAGCCATCGACAGCGCGCTTCATCAAACCTATCCTCATGTAGAAGTTATCGTTGTCGATGATGGTTCAACAGACGAATCGCCAACCGTTATTCAGCAATACGGCGATCGCATTATTCCAATATTAAAAAAAAATGGAGGGCAGGCATCAGCTTTCAACGCTGGGTTTGCAGCATCACAAGGAGATATCATTTTTTTCTTAGATTCAGATGATGTCTTCTCGGTAAATAAGGTGCAAGAAATTTGCAATTTCCTCCGCAAAAAAATGGTAGAAAACCCTTACGTGATGGTCTACCACTTATTAGAATGCGTTGACACGAAAGGAGTTTCTTTAGGACACAAAGTACCTAGTTCGCTTTATAACGTACCTGCAAATTTATATAGCTACACTTGTCAATACAGATTTTTTCCTTATGCAGCTTCTCCTACAAGTGGAATTGCCATGAGTAGAATGCTAGCCCAGAAAATATTTCCAATTCCTGAACAAGGCGTACTCACTTCTGCTGATGAATTTGTTGTTAGACCAGCTTTACTTATAGGAGAAGTTTATGGAGTTGATCAAGTATTAGCTAAGTATCGACTTCATGATGCGAATAATTGGTATGGAAAACCAAAAGTCAAGAATAAAGAGTTTATTGCTATAATTGAGTCTTTTTTAAATTCAAAGCTGAAAGAAAATAATAAGAAGCCCGTTGTTTCTTATTTTGACTCTATGGATGCGAGGAATTATTATTTACTCAACGGTTCAAGGAAAGACTTATTAATGTTACTCCGCAAAATTCCCAGTTGGGGAATTAATAAAAAAACAATCAAGTTTGGTTTGAAGACAATTTTACTAGCTATCAATTTAAGCTTCAAGAAAGGCGCAAGAACATGA
- a CDS encoding glycosyltransferase family 2 protein, giving the protein MISVITPVYNGAKYIENCLKVVIEQNCSNLEHIIIDGGSTDATVDIIKKYAQEYSHIRWLSEKDRGQSDAMNKGIRMATGNIIAILNVDDFYEPNVLNRVSAIFENLPEPSLLVGNCNILDDDDNLKRVNKPKRLKITDLLVGYNINPFPFNPSAYFYHKQLHEKVGLYEVDEHYAMDVDFLLKAVQAANVQYVNETWGNYRQIAGTKTVNDINSGQNAIRLEQLMQKYQQQLPVYKQWLIAVKREYYKAEKRLEYFSKNPNEILPRIGKRLGIRPS; this is encoded by the coding sequence ATGATCAGCGTAATTACGCCAGTCTATAATGGCGCAAAATATATTGAGAATTGCCTCAAAGTTGTTATTGAGCAAAATTGCTCAAATCTAGAGCATATTATTATTGATGGTGGTTCAACTGATGCGACGGTAGATATTATCAAAAAATACGCTCAAGAGTATTCGCACATTCGTTGGCTGTCGGAAAAAGATCGCGGACAATCGGATGCGATGAATAAAGGAATTCGCATGGCGACAGGAAATATCATCGCGATTTTGAACGTTGATGATTTTTATGAACCTAATGTTTTAAATCGCGTATCTGCCATCTTTGAAAATTTACCTGAACCAAGCTTGCTGGTCGGCAATTGTAACATTCTAGACGATGATGACAATCTAAAGCGGGTCAATAAACCAAAAAGACTCAAAATTACCGATCTCTTAGTTGGCTACAATATCAATCCATTTCCTTTCAATCCGTCAGCATACTTTTACCACAAACAACTGCATGAAAAAGTGGGATTGTACGAGGTTGATGAACATTATGCTATGGATGTAGATTTTCTGCTGAAAGCTGTACAAGCAGCGAATGTTCAGTATGTCAACGAAACTTGGGGGAATTATCGCCAGATCGCCGGAACAAAAACTGTAAATGATATTAACAGCGGTCAAAACGCGATCCGTCTTGAGCAACTCATGCAAAAATATCAGCAACAGCTTCCAGTGTACAAGCAATGGCTAATAGCTGTGAAACGCGAGTACTACAAAGCTGAAAAGCGACTAGAATATTTCTCAAAAAATCCCAACGAAATTTTACCGCGAATTGGCAAAAGATTAGGAATCCGACCATCTTAA
- the codB gene encoding cytosine permease translates to MSSTSEQNLAPRSPVSEDYPLSAVPPEARKSLWSVAPLLIGFTLYSGTLFAGGRVGPAYRFTDLVGLILAGNLLLGIYAALLSYIAARSGLSTVLMARFSFGSVGSRWVDFLLGFTQIGWYAWGSALMADVLNQLAGVPSSFNWLMILFFTYFFCSTAYIGYRAMDWLSRIAVPAMLILIIWSLTIATRDVGGFAGLQAIVPQQQLGLGEAITIIVGTFVSGGTQATNWSRFAKDGRTAFWSTLAAFFLANGLLIFSGAFCALVYGNEDIVQVMAQQGLLFWGLILLFLNMWTTQDNTIYAFSVAGAHMFRTNKRTAFVLGGATVALVLAWGGIYNLLVPYLILLGTFIPPIGGVVMADYWLLHQGQFPTLNQRQPAFNWAGIIAYIIASAIAWAAPGIKPINGIVAAAILYFILSKLMSDTRKTNAIN, encoded by the coding sequence ATGAGTAGCACGTCGGAACAAAACTTAGCACCGCGATCGCCCGTAAGTGAAGACTATCCGCTTAGTGCTGTCCCGCCAGAAGCGCGTAAGTCACTTTGGTCGGTGGCTCCTTTATTAATAGGCTTTACGTTATATTCTGGGACTTTGTTCGCTGGAGGAAGAGTAGGTCCTGCTTACCGCTTTACTGATTTAGTCGGTCTAATTTTGGCAGGTAATCTGCTTTTAGGTATTTATGCGGCACTACTAAGTTATATCGCAGCGCGTAGTGGTTTAAGTACAGTACTGATGGCACGATTTAGTTTCGGTAGCGTCGGCTCGCGTTGGGTTGACTTTCTGCTGGGCTTTACGCAAATTGGTTGGTATGCCTGGGGTTCGGCTTTAATGGCAGACGTGCTCAATCAATTAGCTGGAGTTCCAAGTTCGTTTAATTGGTTGATGATTCTTTTCTTTACGTATTTTTTCTGCTCAACCGCTTATATCGGCTATCGTGCGATGGATTGGCTCAGTCGCATTGCGGTTCCGGCGATGCTGATTTTAATCATTTGGAGCTTAACAATTGCCACACGCGATGTTGGTGGTTTTGCTGGTTTACAAGCGATCGTTCCGCAACAGCAACTGGGACTCGGTGAAGCAATTACAATTATCGTTGGGACTTTTGTTTCTGGTGGAACTCAAGCAACAAATTGGAGTCGTTTTGCTAAGGATGGACGTACGGCATTTTGGAGTACCTTGGCGGCTTTTTTTCTAGCAAATGGCTTATTAATTTTTAGCGGTGCGTTCTGTGCCTTAGTCTATGGAAATGAAGACATTGTACAAGTAATGGCACAGCAAGGATTGCTCTTTTGGGGATTGATATTGTTGTTTTTGAATATGTGGACGACGCAAGATAATACTATCTATGCTTTTTCGGTAGCGGGTGCGCATATGTTCCGCACAAATAAACGTACTGCCTTTGTTCTAGGTGGTGCTACCGTTGCGTTAGTACTAGCTTGGGGCGGAATTTATAACTTGCTCGTTCCTTACTTGATTTTGCTTGGGACATTTATTCCTCCAATTGGCGGTGTTGTCATGGCAGATTATTGGTTGCTGCACCAAGGACAATTTCCGACATTAAATCAAAGACAGCCAGCGTTTAACTGGGCAGGAATTATTGCTTATATTATCGCCTCGGCGATCGCTTGGGCTGCACCTGGAATTAAGCCGATTAATGGCATTGTTGCAGCAGCGATTCTCTACTTTATTTTGAGTAAATTGATGAGCGATACAAGAAAAACGAACGCGATAAATTAA
- the upp gene encoding uracil phosphoribosyltransferase — MQAEVTVIDHPLIQHKLTLMRKADTSTAKFRTLLKEISLLLAYEVTRDLPLKTETIKTPLATMEAPVLAPDKKLVIVSILRAGQGILDGMLELMPSARVGHIGLYRDPKTLIAVEYYFKVPHDVDKRDMLVVDPMLATGNSAAAAVTRLKLTNPVSMKFVCLLAAPEGIEHFHEQHPDVPIYTAAIDQQLDEHGYIVPGLGDAGDRLFGTR; from the coding sequence ATGCAAGCGGAAGTAACCGTTATCGACCATCCCTTAATTCAGCACAAGCTGACGCTAATGCGCAAAGCTGACACGAGTACAGCCAAATTTCGCACGCTGTTAAAGGAAATTAGCTTGCTGCTAGCCTACGAAGTGACGCGAGATCTACCGTTAAAAACGGAAACAATTAAAACGCCTTTAGCGACGATGGAAGCCCCAGTCCTCGCCCCAGATAAAAAGTTAGTTATTGTTTCCATCTTAAGAGCGGGACAGGGAATTTTAGATGGAATGTTGGAACTGATGCCTTCAGCTAGAGTCGGGCATATTGGTTTGTATCGCGACCCGAAAACACTGATTGCGGTTGAATACTATTTCAAAGTTCCTCACGACGTTGATAAGCGCGATATGTTAGTGGTCGATCCGATGCTGGCGACAGGAAACTCAGCAGCAGCGGCGGTGACGCGATTGAAGTTAACAAATCCTGTTTCTATGAAGTTTGTTTGTTTACTGGCTGCACCCGAAGGAATTGAACATTTTCACGAACAACACCCTGATGTTCCAATCTACACTGCGGCGATCGATCAGCAGTTGGATGAGCATGGGTACATTGTGCCAGGATTAGGCGATGCAGGCGATCGCTTATTCGGTACGCGCTAA
- a CDS encoding glycosyltransferase: MNEANFQPLVSVMINNYNYGRFLSEAIDSVLNQTYPNIEIIVVDDGSTDNSPEVIAQYQDKVIPILKENGGQASAFNAGFKATHGEIICMLDADDVFVPEKVTKIVGIFNQYPDIGWCFHRLRFVDAKTGDYIKLSRESGTRKCDFRSQLKNNGRLRFYAPATSGLCFGRSLLQQILPMPEVIRITSDNYLKIVAAALSEGYFLDEQLAFLRIHGNNNYTERPNNQPLVAKIAILTASNLRNNWPFLAKYANELFSYGRGIAQKSSDSVKELTPMIDSYLSHTSLWEKLEISLRSLYFRLKP, encoded by the coding sequence ATGAACGAAGCGAATTTTCAACCTTTAGTTAGTGTAATGATTAATAATTACAACTATGGTCGCTTTTTGTCTGAAGCCATAGATAGTGTTTTAAATCAAACTTATCCCAATATTGAAATTATTGTAGTAGATGACGGCTCAACCGATAATTCACCCGAAGTCATTGCACAATATCAAGATAAAGTTATTCCTATTCTCAAAGAAAATGGTGGACAAGCATCAGCTTTTAACGCAGGGTTTAAAGCCACTCATGGTGAAATTATATGTATGCTGGATGCTGATGATGTATTTGTTCCAGAGAAAGTTACAAAAATCGTAGGCATCTTTAATCAATATCCAGATATTGGCTGGTGCTTTCATCGCTTGCGATTTGTAGACGCCAAGACTGGTGATTATATTAAGCTCAGTCGTGAGAGTGGTACGCGTAAATGTGACTTTAGATCTCAACTCAAAAACAATGGAAGGCTGCGATTTTATGCTCCAGCAACTTCAGGATTGTGTTTTGGGCGATCGCTTCTACAGCAAATCTTACCAATGCCCGAAGTTATTAGAATTACAAGTGACAACTATCTGAAAATTGTCGCAGCAGCTTTAAGTGAAGGCTATTTTCTGGACGAGCAGCTAGCTTTTTTACGAATCCATGGTAATAATAACTACACTGAAAGACCAAATAATCAACCCTTGGTAGCCAAAATTGCTATATTAACAGCAAGTAACTTGCGTAACAACTGGCCATTTTTAGCAAAGTACGCGAACGAGCTATTTTCTTATGGTCGTGGTATTGCGCAGAAAAGCTCAGACAGTGTAAAAGAACTTACACCAATGATCGACAGTTATCTGTCGCATACTTCACTTTGGGAAAAGTTAGAAATTAGTCTGAGAAGCCTCTACTTTCGCTTAAAACCCTGA
- a CDS encoding ureidoglycolate lyase, whose product MALAKSLHQLTAQLITPESFQPYGQVIAASTDGKAYDHTDAQLVLNNGIPRFYIMRLHRRGRKFHTITRHLQCTQCLGSLAGKEWLLAVAPPNSAPQPELDKIAAFRIPGDRFIKLEVGTWHAGPYFEHEFVDFYNLELSDTNINDHDTYNFRQQANLEWEIV is encoded by the coding sequence ATGGCTTTAGCTAAATCGCTTCACCAACTCACCGCGCAGTTGATTACACCAGAAAGCTTTCAGCCTTATGGTCAAGTTATCGCTGCTAGCACTGACGGTAAGGCTTATGACCACACCGATGCACAGTTGGTATTAAATAACGGCATTCCTCGCTTCTACATTATGCGCTTGCACCGACGCGGGCGCAAATTCCACACGATTACCCGTCACCTCCAATGTACTCAGTGTTTAGGTTCGCTTGCAGGTAAAGAATGGTTGTTGGCTGTCGCACCCCCAAATTCTGCGCCACAGCCGGAACTTGACAAAATTGCCGCGTTTCGCATTCCTGGCGATCGCTTTATTAAGTTAGAAGTCGGTACTTGGCACGCGGGACCCTATTTTGAACACGAGTTTGTCGATTTTTATAATTTAGAACTGAGTGACACCAACATCAACGACCACGACACTTATAATTTTCGGCAGCAAGCGAATCTAGAATGGGAAATAGTGTAG
- the apcB gene encoding allophycocyanin subunit beta yields the protein MRDAITTLIGTYDVAGRYFDRDAMERLKSYFETGTARVQAAAAINGNAAAIVKRSGSRLFEELPELIRPGGNAYTTRRYAACLRDMDYYLRYATYALVAGSMDVLDERVLQGLRETYNSLGVPIGPTIQGIQIMKDIVKEQVAAAGVSDTSFVDEPFDYMTSELGEQDI from the coding sequence ATGCGGGACGCGATTACAACTTTAATTGGAACTTATGATGTCGCAGGTCGGTACTTTGACCGCGATGCGATGGAACGGCTGAAATCTTATTTTGAAACAGGGACAGCACGAGTCCAAGCCGCCGCCGCAATCAATGGCAACGCCGCCGCAATTGTCAAACGCTCAGGTTCGCGGTTATTTGAAGAACTCCCTGAACTCATTCGTCCTGGTGGGAATGCTTACACCACACGGCGATACGCCGCTTGCTTGCGCGACATGGACTACTACCTACGCTATGCTACTTATGCGCTCGTCGCTGGCAGTATGGATGTATTAGATGAACGCGTGCTGCAAGGTTTGCGGGAAACTTACAATTCGTTGGGCGTGCCAATTGGTCCCACGATTCAAGGTATCCAAATTATGAAGGACATTGTTAAAGAGCAAGTTGCCGCAGCCGGAGTCAGCGATACCAGTTTTGTCGATGAGCCGTTTGATTATATGACAAGCGAGTTGGGCGAACAAGATATCTAG
- a CDS encoding GTP cyclohydrolase II encodes MPNKKHVPRHIVLTSHPSQFGPKPIPISWGAANPGARGPIIATLTNPAHRNVIGTHSGSYAVYRALAVARGVLQSDYRADLTNTSPVEQIGPHPSWADPEKIVSLDPFGAMVGEAFTSYYEQGYDIRPTIAITKAHINMPELQDAVAAGRLRIDGAILKPRGDLVVTKAAIDPVWYLPGIAKRFGITEADLRRALFEQTGGMFPELVTRSDLEVFLPPIGGITVYIVGDVAAIADPHKPLAVRVHDECNGSDVFGSDICTCRPYLVHGIEVCVQTAQEGGAGVIVYCRKEGRALGEVTKFLVYNARKRQSGGDRADAYFARTECVAGVQDMRFQELMPDVLHWLGITRIDRMVSMSNLKYDAVTQSGIEIVERVPIPEELIPQDARVEIEAKKAAGYYTNGEVADTVTLSEIKGRSLD; translated from the coding sequence ATGCCAAACAAAAAGCACGTTCCTCGGCATATTGTTCTAACTTCGCATCCCAGTCAATTTGGTCCTAAACCGATTCCGATTTCTTGGGGCGCAGCAAACCCAGGCGCTCGCGGTCCGATCATCGCGACATTGACCAATCCAGCCCACCGTAATGTCATTGGTACGCATTCGGGTAGTTATGCTGTTTATCGTGCTTTAGCAGTCGCTAGAGGAGTGCTGCAATCTGATTATCGTGCGGATTTGACAAACACCTCTCCCGTTGAGCAAATTGGACCGCATCCAAGCTGGGCAGATCCTGAAAAAATTGTCTCACTCGATCCGTTCGGGGCAATGGTAGGAGAAGCATTCACGAGCTACTACGAGCAAGGATATGATATCCGCCCGACGATCGCGATTACCAAAGCTCATATTAATATGCCAGAGCTACAAGATGCGGTAGCCGCCGGACGATTACGCATCGATGGTGCAATTCTCAAACCACGCGGCGATTTAGTCGTTACAAAAGCCGCAATTGATCCGGTGTGGTATTTACCAGGAATTGCCAAGCGCTTTGGAATTACCGAAGCTGATTTACGCCGCGCCTTGTTTGAACAAACTGGCGGTATGTTTCCTGAGTTAGTCACGCGGTCTGATTTAGAAGTCTTTTTACCACCCATTGGCGGTATTACCGTGTACATTGTGGGAGATGTCGCGGCGATCGCCGATCCGCATAAACCTTTAGCGGTGCGAGTCCATGATGAATGTAACGGTTCTGATGTTTTTGGTTCGGATATTTGTACGTGTCGTCCTTATTTAGTTCATGGCATTGAAGTGTGCGTCCAAACTGCGCAAGAAGGTGGTGCGGGTGTGATTGTCTATTGCCGTAAAGAAGGACGCGCCTTAGGCGAGGTGACAAAATTTTTAGTTTACAACGCACGCAAACGCCAATCCGGAGGCGATCGCGCTGATGCTTACTTTGCACGTACTGAATGCGTCGCAGGTGTCCAAGATATGCGCTTTCAAGAATTGATGCCTGATGTTTTGCACTGGCTAGGAATTACGCGCATCGATCGCATGGTGTCAATGAGTAATTTGAAATACGACGCCGTTACGCAGTCTGGTATTGAAATTGTTGAGCGCGTACCGATTCCAGAGGAGTTGATTCCGCAAGATGCACGCGTAGAAATTGAGGCGAAAAAGGCAGCGGGATACTATACCAATGGAGAAGTCGCCGATACCGTAACTTTATCTGAGATTAAAGGGCGAAGCTTGGATTAA